A region from the Bacillus sp. Marseille-P3661 genome encodes:
- a CDS encoding TIGR03826 family flagellar region protein: MADLANCSKCGRLYIQNLHGICDVCRKEEDKLFDTVYQYIRKRENRTATTAQITKDTGVPEEVIMRFVKEGRIRTTQFPNLGYRCERCGTLIKKGKICDDCTNSIQSDLRLHDLEEENKRKRLADEKKAHTYYSLDAKLNKNGEK, translated from the coding sequence ATGGCAGACTTAGCTAATTGCTCTAAATGCGGGCGTTTATATATTCAAAATTTGCATGGTATTTGTGATGTATGTAGAAAAGAAGAAGACAAATTATTCGATACAGTTTATCAATATATTAGAAAACGTGAAAATCGAACGGCTACAACTGCGCAAATTACCAAGGATACTGGAGTACCTGAAGAAGTTATTATGCGTTTTGTAAAAGAAGGACGAATTCGAACAACACAATTCCCTAACTTGGGATATCGATGTGAGCGATGCGGTACACTAATTAAAAAAGGTAAAATATGTGATGACTGCACCAACAGCATTCAATCAGATTTGAGATTGCATGATCTTGAGGAAGAAAATAAAAGAAAAAGATTGGCCGATGAAAAGAAGGCACACACATACTATTCTCTTGATGCAAAGTTAAATAAGAATGGTGAAAAGTAA
- a CDS encoding YaaR family protein encodes MDVQKIGKTGLNNIKSKKTGPTESISFQEVMGKNRQQMVYEKLSKLVEEIEDQGKVLAESRTVDDLRKYKKMVKEFMDEAVQNGLQIEEHRGFNRRGRTKIYKIVKEVDKKLIDLTNAVLDKEKKGLDILSMVGEIKGLLINIYT; translated from the coding sequence ATGGATGTTCAAAAAATAGGGAAAACCGGTTTAAATAATATAAAATCTAAAAAAACTGGCCCTACTGAAAGTATTTCTTTTCAAGAAGTAATGGGAAAGAATCGTCAACAAATGGTTTATGAAAAATTATCAAAGTTGGTTGAAGAAATTGAAGATCAAGGAAAAGTGCTAGCTGAATCAAGAACTGTTGATGATCTTCGTAAATACAAAAAAATGGTAAAAGAGTTTATGGATGAAGCTGTTCAAAACGGTTTACAGATTGAAGAGCACCGTGGTTTTAACCGCCGTGGACGAACCAAGATATATAAAATAGTAAAAGAAGTAGACAAAAAGTTGATTGATCTGACTAACGCTGTATTAGATAAAGAGAAAAAAGGTTTAGACATTTTGAGCATGGTAGGCGAAATTAAAGGTTTATTAATAAACATATACACATAA
- a CDS encoding EscU/YscU/HrcU family type III secretion system export apparatus switch protein, with the protein MRVSKYYNQKKRKELNGPSAAVIKYDEDSGKAPVVVAHGKGQVARQIIELAKKNNVHMQEDSNLVENLLDMDLGDNIPPQLYSVMAEILLLIEEMEKNY; encoded by the coding sequence ATGAGAGTTTCAAAATATTACAATCAAAAGAAACGTAAAGAGCTCAATGGTCCATCCGCTGCTGTTATTAAATATGATGAAGACTCTGGGAAGGCACCGGTTGTTGTTGCCCATGGAAAAGGACAAGTTGCTCGACAAATCATTGAACTAGCAAAAAAGAACAATGTGCATATGCAAGAAGACTCAAACCTAGTTGAAAATCTGCTAGATATGGACTTGGGGGACAATATCCCCCCGCAGCTTTATTCAGTTATGGCTGAAATTTTACTATTAATTGAGGAAATGGAAAAAAACTATTAA
- a CDS encoding nuclease-related domain-containing protein, producing MVGIWLDIKVSNHCNIILIFLPQEKYFIYHHLRFPCNNYHFQMDIFFLSPAYFLITEVKYISGILEFDPDCDQLIWTQNNIEKALPDPVNQVNHQKFQFEAWLKSNKCQVPPIETLVVVANSSSIIKFKSGDRHYRNKVIRGASLLKKMTSFEKLYNENVMTAKEIRRLSNLLIKRHTPADQNVLEKFNINPANVLTGVCCPRCSFIPMKRIYSTWKCPNCSNISKDAHLLALQDYALLFQTSITNKQLRTFLHLSSAKVANQILTTLNLQTTGVNKGRVYHLPTED from the coding sequence ATGGTAGGCATTTGGCTGGATATAAAGGTGAGCAATCATTGCAATATTATTTTAATTTTTTTACCTCAGGAAAAATACTTCATCTATCATCACTTAAGATTCCCATGTAATAATTACCACTTTCAAATGGATATATTTTTCCTTTCTCCGGCATATTTTCTGATTACCGAAGTGAAATATATTTCAGGGATTTTAGAGTTCGATCCTGATTGTGATCAACTTATATGGACGCAAAATAATATAGAAAAAGCGCTGCCTGATCCTGTAAATCAGGTTAATCATCAGAAGTTTCAATTTGAAGCATGGTTAAAGAGCAACAAATGTCAGGTTCCACCAATTGAAACGCTGGTTGTTGTGGCTAACTCTAGCTCCATCATAAAGTTTAAAAGCGGGGATCGCCATTATAGAAATAAAGTTATCCGCGGTGCTAGCCTACTTAAGAAAATGACTTCTTTTGAAAAACTATATAATGAAAATGTCATGACTGCTAAAGAAATTCGAAGATTATCAAATTTATTAATTAAACGACATACGCCTGCTGACCAAAATGTTCTTGAGAAATTCAATATTAACCCAGCCAACGTATTGACAGGTGTATGTTGCCCTCGATGTTCGTTTATTCCCATGAAAAGGATTTATTCTACTTGGAAATGCCCAAACTGCTCAAATATCTCAAAAGATGCCCATCTTTTGGCACTACAGGATTATGCCTTACTATTTCAAACTTCTATTACGAATAAGCAGTTAAGAACTTTTCTACATTTATCTTCAGCTAAGGTTGCGAATCAAATTCTTACTACATTAAATCTCCAAACCACTGGCGTTAATAAAGGCCGGGTTTATCACCTTCCGACAGAAGATTAA
- a CDS encoding response regulator, producing MKTLTRILIIDDHQLFREGVKRILDFEENFEVVAEGDDGSDAVALVEQYNPDVVVMDINMPTMNGVEATAKLVEQYPDVKVLILSIHDDESYVTHALKTGASGYLLKEMDADSLIEAVRVVAEGGSYLHPKVTHNLVNEYRRLATGDNGQSVGTLKDVEYRKPLHILTRRECEVLQMLADGKSNRAIGETLYISEKTVKNHVSNILQKMNVNDRTQAVVVAIKNGWVQVR from the coding sequence GTGAAAACATTAACGCGTATCTTAATTATTGATGATCATCAACTATTTCGTGAAGGTGTAAAACGTATTCTAGATTTTGAAGAAAACTTTGAGGTAGTGGCAGAAGGGGATGACGGCAGCGACGCGGTAGCTCTAGTTGAGCAGTATAATCCTGATGTAGTCGTAATGGATATTAATATGCCTACAATGAATGGTGTGGAAGCAACTGCAAAATTAGTAGAGCAATACCCAGATGTAAAGGTATTAATTTTATCTATTCATGATGATGAGAGCTATGTAACACATGCCCTTAAAACAGGTGCATCTGGTTATTTACTGAAAGAAATGGATGCTGACTCATTGATTGAAGCTGTTAGAGTTGTAGCTGAAGGTGGTTCATATTTACATCCTAAAGTGACTCACAATCTAGTAAATGAATACCGTCGTTTAGCTACTGGTGATAACGGACAATCAGTAGGAACATTAAAAGACGTAGAATACCGCAAGCCGCTGCATATTTTAACACGTCGCGAATGCGAAGTGCTGCAAATGCTCGCGGACGGTAAAAGCAACAGAGCCATCGGCGAAACGCTGTATATAAGTGAAAAAACAGTTAAAAACCATGTAAGTAACATTCTTCAAAAAATGAATGTAAATGATCGTACCCAAGCAGTTGTTGTCGCGATCAAAAACGGTTGGGTACAAGTTCGATAA
- a CDS encoding DegV family protein yields the protein MKTAIVTDSTAYIPENIREQYNIKMCPLNVIFGLESYQEETELTADDFYEKVKTVSELPKTSQPAIGLFVKTFEQLVADGYDAVISIHLSSGISGTYQAAISAGDMVKNITVFPFDSEVSAMPLGFYVLEAAEMAVQGKGTEEILERLNEMKQSMRAYFLVDDLAHLQRGGRLNGAQALIGSLLQVKPILHFEDKKIVPFEKIRTHKKAIKRLLELFVEDAKTGVPIKASLIHANRLEIVKELKAQIQSEYPNVEIDISYFGAVTGTHLGEGALGLGWYKK from the coding sequence ATGAAAACAGCGATTGTAACGGATAGCACAGCCTACATACCTGAGAACATCCGTGAGCAATATAATATTAAAATGTGTCCGCTTAATGTGATATTTGGTTTAGAGTCCTATCAAGAAGAAACCGAACTAACGGCAGATGATTTTTATGAAAAAGTAAAAACAGTTTCAGAATTACCTAAAACATCACAGCCTGCAATTGGTTTATTTGTTAAGACATTTGAACAATTGGTAGCAGATGGTTATGATGCAGTGATTTCCATCCACTTATCAAGTGGAATAAGTGGCACATACCAAGCAGCGATTTCAGCTGGTGATATGGTCAAGAATATTACCGTGTTTCCGTTTGATTCCGAAGTTAGTGCAATGCCACTAGGATTTTACGTTTTAGAAGCTGCAGAAATGGCCGTTCAAGGAAAAGGAACCGAAGAAATTTTAGAGCGCCTTAATGAAATGAAACAATCGATGCGTGCTTACTTTTTAGTAGATGACTTAGCCCATTTACAGCGCGGTGGCCGATTAAATGGTGCACAAGCTTTAATTGGAAGCTTGCTTCAGGTGAAGCCGATTTTACATTTTGAAGATAAAAAGATTGTTCCTTTTGAAAAAATTCGAACACATAAAAAAGCAATTAAACGGTTATTAGAGCTATTTGTCGAAGATGCAAAAACAGGCGTGCCTATTAAAGCGTCGCTTATTCATGCTAATCGATTAGAAATAGTAAAGGAGTTAAAAGCCCAAATTCAATCAGAATACCCAAATGTTGAAATAGATATTAGCTACTTCGGGGCAGTTACCGGAACACATTTAGGTGAAGGTGCATTAGGATTAGGGTGGTATAAAAAATAA
- a CDS encoding sensor histidine kinase — protein MSIKLDDKVLDSILERMVNTVSDSKKEIFEISEQSRSEYEVLKNELEMTKQEVNNLIDKGDILEVQEKFARKRLSEVSRHFNKYSEEQIRDAYEKAHNLQMQLSSIRQSERVLLERRNELERRLKALENTVERAEALVGQISVVLNYLTSDLKQVNELIEDARQKQEFGLKIIEAQEEERRRLSREIHDGPAQMLANVMLRSELIERTSREKGMDAALIEVKDLRQMVRSALYEVRKIIYDLRPMALDDLGLIPTLKRYLTTVEDYHKIRIEFISIGREIRLAQRLEVALFRLVQEAVQNAMKHAKPKAVQVKMDINKKHVTLVIKDDGQGFDTTSKKEGSFGLVGMRERVELLRGQLTIDSVIGKGTLIMIQVPLSDQT, from the coding sequence GTGTCAATAAAATTAGATGACAAAGTTTTAGATAGTATATTGGAAAGGATGGTTAATACCGTTTCCGATAGTAAAAAAGAAATTTTTGAAATAAGCGAACAATCGCGAAGTGAATATGAAGTTTTAAAAAATGAACTAGAAATGACAAAGCAAGAAGTAAATAACTTAATTGACAAAGGCGATATTTTAGAAGTTCAAGAAAAATTTGCTAGAAAGCGCTTGTCCGAAGTGAGCAGACATTTCAATAAGTATTCAGAAGAGCAAATTCGTGATGCGTATGAAAAAGCACACAATCTGCAAATGCAATTATCAAGCATCCGCCAAAGCGAAAGGGTATTACTCGAACGCCGCAATGAACTCGAACGCCGCTTAAAAGCACTAGAGAATACCGTAGAGCGGGCCGAAGCATTAGTTGGTCAAATCTCAGTTGTTTTAAATTATTTAACGAGTGATTTAAAACAAGTGAACGAGCTGATCGAGGATGCTAGGCAAAAACAAGAATTTGGCTTAAAAATTATTGAGGCGCAGGAAGAGGAAAGGCGCCGTCTATCACGGGAAATTCATGATGGACCCGCACAAATGCTAGCCAACGTCATGCTGCGTTCTGAATTGATTGAGAGAACTTCTAGGGAAAAAGGAATGGATGCAGCGCTAATTGAGGTAAAAGATTTACGGCAAATGGTTCGTTCAGCTCTCTATGAGGTACGAAAAATCATTTATGATTTAAGACCAATGGCACTCGATGATTTAGGACTTATTCCTACATTAAAGCGTTACTTAACGACAGTAGAAGACTACCATAAAATTCGAATTGAGTTTATTAGTATTGGCAGAGAAATTAGGCTGGCCCAGCGCCTAGAGGTTGCTTTATTTCGACTTGTTCAAGAAGCTGTGCAAAATGCAATGAAGCATGCTAAGCCTAAAGCAGTTCAAGTGAAAATGGATATAAATAAAAAACACGTCACACTAGTGATCAAAGATGATGGCCAAGGTTTTGATACAACTTCAAAAAAGGAAGGCTCGTTTGGGTTAGTAGGCATGAGAGAGCGAGTTGAGCTTTTACGAGGACAATTAACCATTGATTCTGTCATCGGTAAAGGAACTCTTATTATGATACAAGTGCCACTCTCGGATCAAACATAA
- the fliS gene encoding flagellar export chaperone FliS, translating to MTGLFTEEALYKKSPQEITALLYEALLTNLEESIQHINNKEFIDANKKLQKANDILHRLGGGINYEAGIIADQLDALYNFMADKVVEANYKKDIQLIKEVIKGVEPIAQAWNQAMKKKTVPVAPRRQAMAYEKSVLTEGK from the coding sequence GTGACCGGTTTATTTACAGAGGAAGCTTTATATAAAAAATCACCTCAAGAAATTACTGCATTATTATATGAAGCATTGTTAACCAATCTTGAAGAGTCAATTCAACATATAAATAATAAAGAATTCATCGATGCGAACAAAAAACTGCAAAAAGCCAATGACATCCTACACCGATTAGGTGGAGGTATCAATTATGAAGCGGGAATTATTGCAGATCAACTAGATGCGTTGTATAACTTTATGGCAGATAAAGTAGTCGAGGCAAATTATAAAAAAGATATACAGCTAATTAAAGAGGTAATTAAAGGTGTAGAACCAATTGCCCAAGCATGGAACCAGGCCATGAAGAAAAAAACCGTACCAGTTGCTCCAAGAAGACAAGCGATGGCTTATGAAAAAAGCGTCTTAACTGAAGGTAAGTAA
- a CDS encoding flagellin N-terminal helical domain-containing protein, giving the protein MRINHNIQALNAYRNLYSNQSATSKNLERLSSGLRINRAADDAAGLAISEKMRSQIRGLKQAERNSMDGISLMQTAEGAMTEVHSMLQRMRELAVQAANDTNTTNDREAIQREIDQLKLEIDSIASKTEFNTRKLLDGSSAVDTQFTANNTKLNNVPTVIDPSLETGDYRVKIDNSSIATKMNITQPGAGINDATVIASSLTELQAENLKLGEYSIVVTNVDTSSTTPSATIEVFDPDGFSLGKMASEIGTGATPSTITIGTGTSEIKIDNTKITQAGTAKITLEYEADFSVQKKDATGTYQDITFKKTITTEKGLINHGGLELLFGTGMAAGDSDFTITNKALAFQIGANTNQSVNIDIPQLSTVKLGIDEIDVLSHDSASDAIFLLDKAINQISSVRSKLGATQNRLEHTINNLQTTNENLTASESRIRDADMALEMTEFTKNNILNQSAQAMLAQANQLPQGVLQLLQG; this is encoded by the coding sequence ATGAGAATTAATCATAATATCCAAGCATTAAATGCATATCGTAACCTTTATTCAAATCAGTCGGCTACTTCTAAAAATCTAGAAAGATTATCATCAGGTTTACGTATCAACCGTGCAGCTGATGATGCAGCAGGTCTAGCAATTTCTGAAAAAATGCGTTCACAAATTCGTGGCTTAAAGCAAGCTGAAAGAAATTCAATGGACGGTATTTCGTTAATGCAAACGGCAGAAGGGGCAATGACAGAAGTTCACTCTATGCTGCAACGTATGCGTGAATTAGCAGTTCAAGCTGCAAATGATACAAATACAACAAACGACCGTGAAGCCATCCAAAGGGAAATTGACCAGTTAAAACTAGAGATTGATAGCATTGCTTCTAAAACAGAGTTTAACACTCGTAAATTATTAGATGGATCTAGTGCGGTGGATACTCAATTTACCGCTAATAATACTAAATTAAATAATGTACCAACTGTAATTGATCCTTCATTGGAAACTGGGGATTATCGTGTTAAAATCGATAATAGTTCTATTGCAACTAAAATGAATATTACACAGCCTGGAGCAGGTATAAATGATGCGACTGTTATTGCTAGTAGTTTAACTGAGCTACAGGCAGAAAACCTTAAATTAGGTGAGTACTCTATTGTTGTAACAAACGTAGATACAAGTTCAACTACACCTAGTGCTACTATCGAAGTTTTTGATCCGGATGGATTCTCATTAGGTAAAATGGCGAGTGAAATTGGTACAGGGGCTACTCCTAGTACAATCACAATTGGAACGGGTACTTCTGAAATTAAAATTGACAATACAAAAATAACTCAAGCTGGTACTGCTAAAATAACACTAGAGTATGAAGCGGATTTCTCTGTTCAAAAGAAAGATGCTACCGGAACATATCAAGATATTACATTTAAAAAGACTATAACTACTGAAAAAGGTTTAATCAATCATGGAGGATTAGAACTTCTTTTTGGAACAGGTATGGCTGCCGGTGATTCAGATTTTACTATAACTAATAAAGCATTAGCTTTCCAAATTGGTGCAAATACAAATCAAAGTGTTAATATCGATATTCCACAATTAAGTACTGTAAAATTGGGTATAGATGAAATTGATGTTCTATCGCACGATTCTGCTAGTGATGCAATTTTCTTACTAGATAAAGCTATTAACCAGATATCATCTGTACGATCTAAGCTTGGAGCAACTCAAAACCGTTTAGAGCATACAATTAACAACTTGCAAACAACTAATGAAAACTTAACAGCCTCCGAATCACGCATTCGGGATGCCGATATGGCGTTAGAAATGACGGAGTTCACGAAGAATAATATTCTTAATCAATCTGCTCAGGCAATGCTTGCCCAAGCAAACCAATTACCGCAAGGCGTTCTTCAATTATTACAAGGTTAA
- a CDS encoding DEAD/DEAH box helicase: protein MSLLVPEISDTKGNPRFTFQSISKIDNLPQQMLNSQFTYSQELQQHLQGKKLLLDEIPFPIDMIHCHYQQGYLQYHHGVTKKGIIYTCNRCGNEDQYLFASFHCARCHELNCTYCRKCITMGRVSECTPLLTWTGPYSTSIPTLKRATLDWKGQLSPGQQTASDEVVHAISQNENLLVWAVCGSGKTEVLFQGILTALTNGKRVCITTPRTDVVLELTPRIRQAFPNTELISLYGGSEDRGKTAQLTIATTHQLLRYHKNFDVVIIDEVDAFPYSADEMLQYAVHNSKKPQSSTIYLTATPNKQFQKQSKKGILQTATIPARYHRHPLPVPTFRWCGNWQKLLKTKHMLPKNVENWILEHLENQKQAFLFVPKIEILDEIVMILQQIEPTIDGVHAEDLKRKEKVQAFRDSKIPIIVTTTILERGVTVPNTDVAVIGTEDSIFTESALVQIAGRVGRSPKYPSGEVIFFHFGKTYAMNKAKTQILSMNKLGKGLGLID, encoded by the coding sequence ATGTCGCTCTTAGTTCCCGAAATTTCAGACACAAAAGGTAATCCGCGGTTTACATTTCAATCAATCAGCAAAATTGATAATCTCCCACAACAAATGTTAAATTCACAATTTACCTACTCCCAAGAACTTCAACAACATCTTCAAGGTAAGAAACTCCTGCTTGATGAGATTCCTTTTCCAATTGACATGATTCATTGCCATTACCAACAAGGTTACCTTCAATACCATCATGGTGTTACTAAAAAAGGTATTATCTACACATGCAATCGCTGTGGAAACGAGGATCAATATTTATTTGCAAGCTTTCATTGTGCGCGCTGTCATGAACTCAACTGTACGTATTGTCGCAAGTGCATCACAATGGGAAGGGTCAGTGAATGTACACCTTTGCTAACATGGACAGGCCCATATTCTACCTCTATACCAACTTTGAAACGGGCTACCCTTGATTGGAAAGGGCAGCTTTCACCTGGTCAGCAAACCGCGTCAGATGAAGTTGTACATGCAATCTCTCAAAATGAAAACCTTCTTGTTTGGGCTGTTTGTGGATCTGGAAAAACCGAAGTGTTGTTTCAAGGTATATTGACTGCTTTAACGAATGGTAAACGAGTGTGCATTACGACACCAAGAACCGATGTTGTACTAGAGTTAACACCACGGATACGACAAGCATTTCCAAACACTGAACTTATTTCGTTATATGGTGGCAGTGAGGATCGGGGGAAAACGGCACAGCTAACAATTGCTACAACTCATCAGTTGCTCCGTTACCATAAAAACTTTGATGTAGTCATCATTGATGAAGTTGATGCTTTTCCATATTCGGCAGATGAAATGCTGCAATATGCAGTACATAATTCGAAAAAACCACAGTCCTCTACCATCTACTTAACTGCAACCCCAAATAAACAATTTCAGAAACAAAGTAAAAAAGGAATACTCCAAACAGCAACGATTCCGGCCCGATATCATCGACATCCATTACCAGTTCCGACTTTTAGATGGTGTGGCAATTGGCAAAAACTTTTGAAGACTAAGCACATGCTACCTAAAAATGTTGAAAATTGGATTCTCGAACACCTCGAAAACCAAAAGCAGGCCTTTTTATTTGTTCCTAAAATTGAAATTTTAGATGAAATCGTAATGATACTCCAACAAATAGAACCAACTATCGACGGAGTACACGCCGAAGATCTCAAGCGAAAAGAAAAAGTCCAAGCATTTCGCGATTCGAAAATTCCAATCATTGTCACAACGACGATACTTGAACGGGGTGTCACCGTTCCTAACACAGATGTTGCCGTAATAGGTACGGAAGATTCTATTTTTACAGAAAGTGCACTTGTACAAATTGCAGGAAGGGTAGGCCGTAGCCCGAAATATCCTTCAGGAGAAGTTATCTTCTTTCACTTTGGTAAAACATATGCGATGAATAAGGCCAAAACTCAAATTTTAAGCATGAATAAACTTGGAAAAGGTTTAGGGTTAATTGATTAG
- a CDS encoding ComF family protein, which translates to MYCLICHQIIALKPSWTQFLHISLPNSVCIICNEKFELINEEHCNLCSRPFSKLEERYKIGNTCNDCLRWEQDPEYKGLLTKNTSIYYYNDFLKELIARFKFRGDHELVNVFKSFLQEKFKQTFSSKAKLLIIPIPLSDQRLYERGFNQAHSIAALLGSPITEILSRNHSEKQSKKTRSQRLHSSALFSIKNMQDIPQYHNKTIVLIDDVYTTGTTIRKAAQALQPLNPQSVYSLTIARS; encoded by the coding sequence TTGTATTGCTTAATTTGCCATCAGATTATAGCATTAAAACCTAGCTGGACGCAATTTTTACATATTAGTTTGCCAAACTCAGTTTGTATAATTTGTAATGAAAAGTTTGAATTAATTAATGAAGAGCATTGTAATTTGTGTAGTCGGCCTTTTTCGAAACTAGAAGAAAGGTATAAAATTGGAAACACTTGTAATGATTGTCTGCGTTGGGAGCAAGATCCCGAATATAAAGGATTGTTAACTAAAAATACTTCGATATATTACTACAATGATTTCCTCAAAGAATTAATAGCTCGGTTTAAATTTCGTGGTGATCATGAACTCGTCAATGTGTTTAAGTCGTTTTTGCAAGAAAAGTTCAAGCAAACTTTCAGCTCAAAAGCTAAACTACTTATAATCCCAATTCCATTAAGTGATCAAAGACTATACGAGAGAGGTTTTAATCAGGCCCATTCGATTGCAGCTTTACTAGGTAGCCCGATAACTGAAATTCTCTCACGTAATCACTCTGAAAAGCAAAGTAAAAAAACACGTTCACAACGCCTACATTCAAGTGCACTTTTTTCCATCAAAAACATGCAGGACATTCCACAATACCATAATAAAACTATCGTGTTAATTGACGATGTTTATACGACTGGTACAACTATAAGAAAAGCAGCTCAAGCACTACAACCATTAAATCCACAATCAGTATATTCATTAACAATTGCACGAAGCTAA